The Kordia sp. SMS9 DNA window CCTGTTGAAATGATAGATAGTTTTGAATGCGCGCTTTAATATTGTTTAAATACTATTTGTAATCACGAAACAAAATAATAAAATGCAAAAAAGTTTTGCAAATTAACAATCCAAATTATTAACCTTTAAAATTTTAACTATGAAAAAAACATTTTTTAAACATGTGTTTAAACTGAAAGTTATGGCTTCCTTCATAATATTAGTTTCAGCAACTTTAGTACTACATTCTTGTAGTGAAGATAACTTAGAGACAGATACAGCAAACGATGCTACTGAAAATGCTAGCCTTGGAGATCAAAAAGCATTGAAATTAAATGTCAATGGTCAATTTAAGGAATACATTACAAGTGTAGATGTAATTGATCACAAAGAATTTAAATACATACTTGTTGATCCTGAAAATAATATTATAGATGCATTTACTGATACAGATGCTTTTCAGAAGCACAATGGTCATGCAAACATTAAAGAACAAATAAATAGTATAAAGGCAGAAACTAGCAATACCGTGTTTCCATTCAATTCAGCAGAAGAAGCTGAGCAAGCTATTATTCAGGATATGACTAATCTTTTTGGTGATAAAATCCAAAATCCGCTAGATACCGATTATAGTAAAAGTGAAGCAAATAGTTTATCGTTCATTTTTGACCACGACTGGCCTAACCACACCAATTCATTATTAGCGCATTTTGAAGGTAATAGTGCTTTCACTAGTATTGATTACCATTTAGTTGCTAAATTAAAAATAAGTACTATCGCTGATAGTGAAGTAGGACATTTACATTTAGAAACAACTAATTCAATATACAATCTGCCTAATTACAATTTAAGTTCTTTTTTCTTAAATGCAAATGAAACCACCATACAAAACACTTACAATTATAGAAAGTATTTATACTTATATACAGATTCAAATTACAATGGAACATTATTTCTTTACATAATAGAAAAAGACTCTGATGTTAACATACCTAAAATGAATTTTAAATCAATCTATATATTTTAACTACTAAAACTTAAAAAATGAAAAAATTAAAAAAAATATCTTTAGTTTTTGCTTTCCTAGCGCTAGCTATTACAAATGTACATGGAAGTGAAATTAACAAAAATGAATTGATTCATAAGATGTCAAATGATACAGAAGTAGCTGATTTTTGCATCACCTTGTTAAAGGAAAAAATGACAATGAATGTATATGGAAATGCTGAATTAATTAAAAACTCTGAATTATTAAAGGATTTGAGTGTCATTAAAGCAGAAAATGCAAAAATTGTGCGAAATAAATACCCTGAGTTATTAAAACTTGAATTAAATGAAAGACGCGAAGTATTTAATGAAGTTTTAAGTAAAAGTACCAATTATAAAAACCAACTTAAATGTTTAGGAATGAACATTCTACGATTAGCCGCCGCTGAGATATTTGTAGGAACTGGATTTGCGGTTAAATGGAAACTTACAAAATTAGGTCTTTGTGCTGCTGCCGCTGTTGCGGTTGATGCTGCTGAGGAAGTAGAAAGTGCAGGTTTAGTGACCGGAACAATGCCAGCTCAAGTTGCAGCTGAAACTAAATTTTGTATAGCTATAAGTACTGCTTTACAAGTTGGTCAACTGTTAATTATTGAAGAAGGCGTACGAAGAATACTATTTGCTTGTAGCAATGATACAGCCTATGATTTTGACAAGGATGCTGATGAGGATGGAGTAAATGACTAATAGTATCACGAATCATATTTGGTTACTACAAAACCATAATTAAGGAACACATTATATATGCCTTAGTTACATTTTATAAGTTTTTTCAAAAAATCTCCCAAAGAGCCTTAACACAACTCGTTGGGAGATTTGTTTTTTTGCCTTAAACTAAAAAAAGTTAAGAAGCTCTCTTTTGAATTTTACACTTTTTAATCAATTCGCTAGGTTTGAGTCCAAAACGCTTTACAAAGACTTTGTTGAAGTATGATCTACTGTTTAATCCGACAGCATATAAAATTTCACTAATATTTTCGTAATTATTATTAACAATCAAGTCATAGGCTTTTCGCAAACGAACTTCTAAAATGATTTGTACAGATTTCATTCCTGTTTTTTCTTGAACAATTTGTCGAAACTGTTTATATGAATAGCCACAAGAAGCCGCTAAATCTTGAATGGTAAAGTCACTGTTACTCATATTTTTTTGGATGACTGTATTTATTTTTTCCATAAAGTCGGCATACGCACCATTGTATTCAATCTTTTCATCATCTGTACTTTGCAATTGTTGTCTGTAAATGTTTGTATCTAAATGATAATTTATTCTTGTGATGAGTTCAATGGCTTTAAATGGCTTTGTGAGATAATCATTAATACCAAGTGCTGCTTTATTATTTTCTAAATATTCTTCTGCGGAAGCGGTCATTACCAAAAACGGAACCGTTTCATAGCCATCTACTTTATCTAACGCTGATTTTAATTCACATCCGTCCAAAACTGGCATTCCTAAGTCGGTCAAAACAATATCATACTTTGTTTTTAGTGCAAATGATACCGCTTGTTTTCCATCAAAAGCAAAGGTACAGTTGAGAGTTGGAGACAATAATTCTTTCAAATAACCAATCATTTCAATATTATCATCAACTATTAATATTTTGGGGAGATTTGTAATGGCGGACGATTCCACTACAGTTTCATTACAAATATTGACATAATCCGTACTTTTTTCTTCAGTGTATAGTGCATGATTTTGAATGGCTAAAGGCAGTTGTATGGTAAAAATACTTCCGACATTTTTTTCACTATCCAATGTGATTGTTCCGTTTAGTTTTTTGACCAATTCATACACTAAGGATAAACCAATTCCAAATCCGCCGTTGGAAAGATTATTTTTGGTTTGATAAAAACGATCAAAGATGAGTTTTTGTTCTTCTTTATCAATTCCGATACCTTCATCTTTAACGAACACAGTTAAACCTTTTTTATTGATAAAAGTATGCACGTAAATTCCCTTTCCTGGATTGGTAAACTTTAAAGCATTTGACAAAATGTTGTTTAGTATTTTTTTCAAATCTTCGTAATAAAAATCTAGTACTTGGTCTAGTTTGATGTTGGATTTGTAATAAATAGCCACATTTTTAATTTCAGAAACTCCTTGAAACGCATAGATACTTTCTCTTAAAAAACCTTCCATTTTTTCAGTAGTACACTTATGCACTAACGGACTTCTATCTAATTTTAAAAGTGTTAATGAATTATTCAGCATCTCTATAATTTGTTCATTATTTCGAATGGTCAAATCTGAATATTTTACAATTTTTGAATAATCCATTGTATTGTTAGATATCATACGCAAGTAGCCCGTTATAATGGTAATAGGCGTTCGGATTTCGTGTGATAAATTTTCAATAAAGTCAGTTTTGATTTCGGCAACTTCCTTCATTTTCTCGTTTTCATATTGCAATTTTAATCGTTTCTTTTTACGGTTTTGAAGAATAAAAAAGAAGATGAGGATAAATATTGTCGCAGAAACAAAAAAGGTGGAAAAAATGTAGAATTGCTTTTTTTGTTTCATTACCAAAGCACTCATCTCGGTTTTGGCTTTTAATTCTCTTATTTTTTTGTCGTGATGTAGTTTAAAGTTTAAAATAGAAGCATTGAGATTTAGGTTGAAATTTTTTACTGAATTCCGTACTTCGTGATAGTTGGCTAAAGACTGAAACGCTTTGTTAAAATTTCCAAGTACCTCATTGGCTAAGTATTCTACTTTGTAAAGTTTTATCATATCAAACTGCTCTACGTATTGCAAAGCATTGCTTGTTTTTGCCTTGTTAACATACATTAATGCCTTTTGATATTGTTTCAATTTTAATTCCATCATTGCCAAATAGATGTATTTGATAGCTGTATCTTCGGGCTGTTCTTCATTTTTGATGCTGTACACTTTTTCCATGTAAACACGAGCGGAATCGATATTATCTGCTTTAATATAGCGTCTTTTCAACACTCGATAATACGTTTGCAATACCTTTTTATCCTGTATAAAGTTTTGAATATCTAAAGATTTTAGCAACCTGATAGCTTCCGCATTATTACCTGTAAAAGCTTTATATTGTGCGTTATTGATGTAAATTTGAGCTTGTAAAGTCTTAGGTATTTGTTGATGCACATAGTGATTCATCAGTATAGAATCAACTTCTTTTGACAATTCGAAATTTCTAATTTTTTTATATTGTTCAGCGAGTTTTAAATAGGTATCTACTTTCTTGTCCACCGCATTTGCTTCTTCAAAATATGCCAACGCAGTATGTAACAAACGAATAGATTCAAAATACTTTTTTTCAAATATTTTTTTATCGGCAATATACAACTCTGCATCGCCCAACATCTCAATATCAGTAGTTCTATTTTTAATTTTAGCACAATAAACAGCAACTGAGTCATATTGCTTTTGCTCATTGTAGACGTCTATCAAAAGTAATACTGTTTTTGTGTACAACTCTAAAGATGGCGTACAACTGTTTTGAGTATTTTCTTTTTTATTTTCAAAGGAACTCAATATACTTTGAGCTTTTGTAAAAGCACTTTCAAAAGCTTTTTCAGATATATCCTCTGAAATTTTCACATAATTTTCTTCGAAGTATTGTAAACATTCCGGGGTAGGCTTAGGCTTCGTATTTGGGTATAAAAAGCTGATTGCCAAAAGACAAATAAGTAGGTAGGTTTTTTTCATGCAAACAATTAACAAATTTTTAAGAAATATTAATTATGGTTTTTCCTTCAAATAAGGTAAGGTTTTAAAAAAGATTATGAAGGTTAAAAAATGAGCAACTCTTACAATAAAAAAATCAATAATTGTCAGAAATGAGACAATCATACAAACAAATTATAGCAACATTTGTAGTGTTGATTTTAATAGTTACGATTAGATGCGCGCAAAAAATATTATCTAATCATTAATATTTTAAAATTCAACAAAAAGTAAAATACTACCTATATATTTTACAATCAATAATTATTAACCAATAAAAAATTTTAATTATGAAACAACCATTTTTTAAACAAGTGTTTAAATTAAGAGTTATGGCTTCCGTTACAGTGCTACTAGGAGTAACTTTCCTATTGCATGCATGTAGCGACGATAACATTGAAAATCCAAACACCGATGCTACCGAAAGTATTGAAGTAGGTAATGAAAACTCCATGAAACTAATGGTCGATGGACAATTTGAAAAAAACCTAAAAAGCATGAATGATGTTGAAGACGGAGCTTATGCTTATGTCATAGTAAATAGTAAAACTGCAAACACTATTAGAGCATATACTACTGAAGAACATTTTAAAAGGGATGCTCAATACAATGAACTTACTTCAAAAATGACAAAAAAGGCTACAATACTACCAGACTTTAATATGAATGAGATTTTAGCTGAAGAAAGAGTTGAAAGAAGTAAAGGTAAAGTTCCTGCTGTCAATGGCAAAGCTGTTCATCCAGATACAAACTTCGATCACGTTGCTGAACACCCTTGGCCAGATCATGTTGATTTAGTAGGACATTTTGAAATTGATGGCTCTAGTTATGATACTCATTATTCTATTGAATTAGTAACGGATTTGAATTTATATAATGGTTCATATCACTATCATTATGACGATCTTGAATTTGTAGGTATTGCTTCTTACAATGGACGTTTAAAGTATTGCTTACAATATGCAGATCATTCAATCATACAAAATCCTAATCCTAATACGTCATACGTTTTCTTATATACTGGAACTAATAGAACTGGAACACAATATTTTTTCTCTATTGCTAAATATGACTATGTTGATATTCCTAACCGTGTTTACAACACAATTTCTCTATATAACTAATTAATAACTTTTAAAATTTAGAAAAATGAAAATATTAAAACAAATAACATTAGCATTGGTGCTATTGGTATCATTCAACACTTATGCAACAACAGCTTGTATTGAAGATACAGAAAAGATCAAAGAGGAGTTAATTGCAAAAATGGGAGAAGATGAAATTATTGCATCGGTTTATACAAATATAGCCTCTCTAACAATGATTGAATCTTTAAAAAAAGAATACAACCTTACCGGTAAGGAATATGAGATTGATTATGAAAAATTTAATAAAGGATTAAAAACTGATTTAAAAATCATCGAATCTAAATATCCTGAATTTTACAATTTAAGTGAAGAAGATAAAAAAGATGTACTAGAAAAATCAGGAAAATCTACTACTAGAACTAAAAAGCTTCAGGATACAATGAAATGTATTATTATTGCTACTGCTGGAATAGCAGGTGCTTGTGGAACTGCGTTGGGTCTTTGGGCTCTTAAAAAGTACGGTGCTTGTATGGTAGCAGGAGGATCTTTTATCATTGCGGAGGAAATCCTTTCTGGTGGTAGTGCAACAGGTTTAATCCCTGAAGAAATTTCGGGTGTAAATACCGTATGTTTACGTTTTGCATTACGCCTAGATAGACAGGCAGCACAAACTTTAGCTACTTGTGTGATTGTTACATTAGTCGGAGAAATTTTTGCCTGTGGTACAACATATCTTTTAGCTTAATTGCTAACTAAATAAAAGAATTTATAAATTCTTAAATTAAGTAAAATTACCTTAGTTACGTTTTTAAGTTTTTTCAAAAAAAATCTCCCAAAGAACTCAACACATTCTTTGGGAGATTTTATTTTTTATGAGATTATAGATTCTGAATCACACTTCGATACACTCAACGTAAAAGTTCAGAATGACGATCATTTATTTCGTCGGATAATATCCTTTTTCAGGAATCGCAATTTTATATAACTTTTTTGATTTGTTATTCAACTTGTTTTCGCGCAACCACGGATTGTGAATTTTTAAGATTTTATAGTTGATACCGAATTTCTTCGCAAAACTTGCAAAATTTGTTACCACACTATCTACTTCCACTTTGTAGGTTGGAATGTAGGTGTATAAATGCTTTTCATCAAAGTTGAAACCGTATTTTTTAGCATTGGTAAAGATTTCTTTGATCGCAATGACTCTAAATAAGTAACGTCCTGTTTCTTGCCCTAGTAATAAATCGTAATACGAATCCACTTGTTGGTCTTCCATACGACGCGCAACTCCGGCATTTCCTGCATTGTATGCTGCTGCGGCAGAAGTCCAATTGCCAAAACGTTGTTTAGCATCTAGCAAATATTTACACGCCACACGTGTTGCTTTTTCCAAATGATAACGTTCGTCTACGTTTTTATTAATTTCTAACCCGTTTTCGCGTCCTGTGGTTTTCATAATTTGCCAAAAACCTCTTGCGCCTGCTGGAGAGGTGACATTTTGCAATCCACTTTCAATGACAGCTAAGTATTTAAAATCGTCTGGAACGCCATATTCTTTTAAAATCGGTTCAATAATCGGAAAGTATTTGTTGGCACGCTTGAATAATAGCAAACCATTAGATTGCCAATAGGTATTAACCAACAATTCTCTGTCCATACGTTCTTTAATGTCTGGCAATTGCAACGGCACTTTTTCGCCTGCAAATTCTAAGGTTTCTGGAACTTCCAACGCATATATATTGTAATCGTTGACATCATTCACAACTGATTTCGCAGAAGGTTTCGTTATTTTTGACTCGTTTTCTGTGGTAAAAGCTGCATCTTGTGCAACAGCATTCATCAGTAAAACTCCAAGAAAAATTAATCCTAAAAAGGCAAATCCGTTTTTGAGTGTACGCATAGTAAATATGTTTTTAGTATTTCTAATCGATTTTAATAGCTATTGCTGGATTGTAAAATGGTCGGATAGGGATTACAAAAATAACAAACTGATTGGGAATCGTGCTTGTATCTGTGTAATTAATTGTTAAAATAAAAAAAGTTTTGCTATTCTGTGATCAATTTTGGTAAATTTTCATTGAACCATTTGAATTTATTTAGAATCATAATATGTGTGCCTCCTTTGATAGGAATACAATCTGAAATATGCTGTATAGGAAAGACCAAATCTTTATCGCCGTGAATGTGAATGGTATTGGGCAACGGTTCTTCTTGATTCCAATTGACAATTTGGGCAATAGACCAATCTAAATAATCCTTATCACGAACCGATAAGTATTCTTCATATAAATCCAATCGCTTGGTTGCCAAATCGCCAAAAGCAAATTTTCGTAAGACCTCCATATTGTTTACCAAGCTCGTAGGCAAGAGTTTATAGGCTTTTGTGGCACGTGCAAATTTCATTCTGCGCGGTAATTCGTGCTTGCTTTTTACACTTGAAATCACAAAAATTTTTTTGACATTGAGATACTGTGCCATTTCTTGCACCAAAATTCCGCCAAAGGAAACACCGACTAAAACAATATTATCATGCTTCACATTTGCTGCCATTCGCGATGCATACTGTGACAACGTCTCGTCTTTTTCAGGTAAAAACCAAGCTAAATAATGAACGTCAAACTGGTCTTCTGGAAGTTTAATATACTTGAAAATTGTAGGGTTAGCAGCCATCCCTGGCATAAAATAAACGTGTATTTTACTTACTTTCATACAGATAGTGACGTTAAAAACTCGGAAATCTACTCTAAATTTCTTATCTTTGCAACGTTAAAACAACATTTCTTCTAAATATACCACTTTTTTAAGGATTAATTTAAAATTAAACTGCTATGGATAATGCATTAGTTATCAATGATAACGAATTTTTACGTCAATTTGAACACAAGACAGATCACGGAATGGCAAAGATCGAGTATTCATTACAAGAGCGTAAAATATTTTTAACAAAATTAATCGTTCCCGAAGAGCTGGATGATGTAGATTTTAAAAATACATTTATTAAAACAGTTCTCGACAGTATTCAAGAACGAAACTTGAGAGTTGTACCAACTAGTCCAAGAATCGCTAGTTTTTTACGAAAACACAAAGAGTATAAAGATTTACTGCCAGTTGGCGTTCGCATCTAAAAAAATTAAAGGGAACTTTTCGGTTCCCTTTTTTTTATAGTATTATGTTATTTTACTATTTTTTTTTCAATTGCTCCAACGCTGATTTCGCTTGTGTTTCTACTTTTTCCAACAGCGTTTGTAATTCTTTTGGCGCGTTGTATTTGTAACGAATGTGAATCTTTTTTCCTTTATACGTCAAATACGTATTTTGAATGTCCATAATTTTTGGATCGTCATATTTGTCTTGAAAACTCATAAAGTTCGATTGCTCAAAATCATTGAAAAGTGACTTCACTTTACTTGGCGCTAGTTTTACAGCATGTTTTCCCTGTACTTGTGCATTGAATTTTCCTGTGTACACAACCGTTCCGTCTTCATAAAATTGCATAGTAAACTCTTCACAAGTTCCTTTGCAGGGCGATTTATACAATTCGATAAAATCTCCTTTTGGAACTACCATTTCCGGAGTTTCTTCTACTTTATTTGGATTTTCAAACATGCCAACATTGGTCGTTTCTTCCGTAGGTATTTTTTCTTTTCCCATAAATTTTTCGCTAGTATTCGTTGCCTTCATTTCCTTTGGTGATAATACTTTCTGGCGCTTGAATGTAATTTTGACATCATCAGAAGAAAGGATTGCTTCATCTTTCGTTAACTTAATGGTAGAAACTTTATACAACGCTGCTACCACTGCTTTTGAAAATTCTGAATCGCAACACATTTCAGTACAAGCCAATCCTTGAAGTTTAATGTTACTTTTCCCTGTGATGCTGTAGGTACCGAAACAATTATTTACATCTAACTTTAATGAAAATTCAGTATCGCTATTTACCTTTAAAATAATGGCATCCGTAACTTTTACAGTAGTTCCGCTATTTTTCAATTCAACGACTTTCCAGGAGCTTCCCACAAATTCTTTGGTAGAAGCGTCGCAGCTAATTAAAGCAAGGACTATTATAGAGAGTAGTGTTGTTTTCATCTGTTTCATTTTACGAGTTAAATATAAGCATAACTCCGTTTACACAGTCATAATTGCATGAATCATACCAATCTTCCGATAAAATTCGGGATATTTCGATAAAAAGAATGAGAATTTAGTTAACTAAACGCCACCGTTTCGTCTACAAAGTCGAAACGTACCATGCCGTCATCGTCAATTTTAGTTAGCGTAATTTCGTGAAGTGTATTGACCAATTCCGGATTCCACGGTGCTTTTACTTTTACGTAGTTTTCGGTAAACCCGTGAATGTATCCTTCTTTATTTTCACCTTCAAATAAAACAGTTTTTGTATTCCCAATTTGACTTTCATAAAACGCTCTACGCTTTTTTACAGACAAACCGCGCAACATTTTACTGCGTTTTTTACGCACATTTTGCGGCACCACATTGTCCATTTCGGCAGCGACTGTATTTTCGCGTTCGGAATAGGTAAACACATGTAAATACGAAATATTCAATTCAGTTAAAAAGTTGTAGGTTTCTAAGAAAATTTCGTCGGTTTCGCCTGGAAATCCCACAATAACATCCACGCCAATACAGGCATCTGGCATGGTTTCTTTTATTTGCGTCACGCGATCTACATACAATTCACGCATGTATCTGCGACGCATCAAACGTAACAACGTATTGCTTCCACTCTGTAAGGGAATGTGAAAATGTGGTACAAAAGTATTGCTTTTTGACACGAAATCAATCGTTTCGTTCTTCAACAAATTCGGTTCAATTGAGGAAATTCGCAAACGCTCAATGCCTTCCACTTTATCTAATTCTTGTACGAGTTCTAAAAAAGTATGTTCGTGTTTTTTATTGCCAAATTCACCTTTTCCATAATCGCCAATATTCACGCCTGTTAGCACGATTTCTTTAATATCTTGTTCCGAAATCTCTTTGGCATTTTTCAATACATTTTCCAAGGTGTCACTTCGAGAAATTCCTCTGGCAAGCGGAATGGTACAATAAGTACATTTATAATCACAACCATCTTGCACTTTCAAAAAAGCACGTGTACGATCGCCAATGGAATAACTTCCTACATAAAAATCAGCTTCTTCAATTTCGCAGGAATGTACTTCTCCAATCCCTCGACTCCGCTCGGGACGACTCAACAAATCATTAATATAATCAGTGAGCTTGAACTTTTCCGTCGCGCCCAATACCAAATCCACACCATCAACTGCTGCCAATTCTTCAGGTTTCAATTGCGCATAACATCCAACTGCTGCCACAAACGCATCCGGATTTACCTTTTGTGCCTGTTTTACGATGGTTTTAAAGCGTTTATCCGCATTTTCCGTCACGCTACACGTATTAATCACATACATATCTGCGTGTTCGGAAAAATCTACCTTGTCATAACCTTCTTCTTGAAAGTTTCGTGCAATCGTAGAAGTTTCTGAAAAATTCAGTTTGCAACCTAGCGTGTAAAAAGCAACTTTTTTTCTATCGTTCATTCCTATACTTTTCTACCAAAACGGTAGCTATTTCTATTTTTTATTATGTACTTTTAAGCCTTAAAAAGATTCGCAAAAGCCCGCAAATTTACAATTAATTCAGAATATGATAAAATTAACGATGCAACATTTTCAGTTGATACTCAAGCAGCTATCAATTCTTTGTTTATTGTTGATTGTGGTTTCGTGTCAACAACAAAATTCACAAGACAGAGATCATTTAGTTTTCCGCTATAATGAGCATGCTAATATTACGTCTTTAGATCCTGCTTTTGCCAAAGATCAGCGCAATATTTGGGCAGTACATCAACTGTTTAATGGTTTGGTGGAAATGGACACTGATTTGAACGTGATTCCTGCCATTGCCAGCTCTTGGAAAATTTCAGAAGATGCGTTAACGTATGTGTTCACTTTGCGTGAAGATGTACAGTTTCACAAGCATCATTTGTTTGGGAAAGATAGTACACGTACTGTAACTGCGTTTGATTTTGAATATAGTTTTGGACGAATTTTAGATGATAAATTAGCGTCGAGCGGACGTTGGATTTTCAAGAGTGTTGAAAGCTTTAAAGCACTTGATGCGACAACGTTTAAAATTCAACTAAAACAGCCTTTTCCTGCGTTTTTAAGCTTATTGACGATGAAATATTGTTCGGTAGTTCCCAAAGAAATTGTGGAGCATTATGGCAATAATTTTAGATCCAATCCAATTGGAACTGGACCTTTTCAGTTTAAAATTTGGGAAGAAAACACAAAGCTTGTCTTGCGACGAAATCCAACTTATTTTGAAAAAGATGCACAAGGAAAAAATTTACCATATTTAGAAGCGATTGCCATTACTTTTTTGCCTGATAAACAGAGTGAGTTTTTACAATTTGCACAAGGAAATATTGACTTTTTAAACTCCCTTGATCCATCGTATCAAGATGAAATTTTGAATGCCGCAGGAAAGTTACGAGAAACCTATGCTGAAAAAGTACGCATGATTTCGGGACCATATTTAAACACCGAATATTTAGGAATTTATATTGGCGATAGTACCAATGTGTCCAGTCATCATTTGTTGCGAAAAGCGATGAATTATAGCTTTGATCGCGAGAAAATGATCACATATTTGCGAAGTGGTATTGGTTCGCCCGCCAATCATGGTTTTATCCCGAAAGGATTGCCTGGTTTTGACAACATTAAAGGATTTGACTACCAACCTGAATTGGCAAAAAAGTTAGTCAAACAATACAGTAAAGAAACAGGAAATGCAGCACCTGAAGTTTCTATCACCACCAACGGACAGTATTTGAATTTCTGCGAGTACATTCAGCGAGCGCTTGAAAAAATTGGTATCAAAGCCAGCGTAAACGTAATTCCAGCTTCTACCCTACGCGAATTGCGTTCCAAAGGTGAATTGCCCATTTTTAGAGCCAGTTGGATTGCCGATTATCCTGACGCTGAAAATTATTTATCATTGTTTTACAGCAAAAATTTCACGCCAAACGGCCCAAACTACACACGTTTTAAAAATGCACAATTCGACGAATGGTACGAAACGGCATTACGTGAAACGGATGCTACCAAACGTGCTAACATCTACACAAAAATGGATTCGCTCTTAGTTTCCGAAGCGCCAATAATTCCTTTGTATTACGATCAAGTAGTACGATTTACGCGAAAAAATGTACAAGGTTTGGGAATTAATGCTTTGAATTTGTTGGAGTTGAAACGCGTTCGGAAGATGAAATAAAACTCCTAATTTCACTCGTATCTATCACAAATATAATGTATAATTTTCTATGTTTTATAGAATAAAATCTATATGAAGAAATTTTAACTTAATTTATTTGTAGTATTTAACTTTAATTTTAATTATATTTGTAAGAATTATTCTTTAAAATAGTTAATTATGCAGCTAGAAAAAATTTTAAAACTAGGAAAAACACTTAGTAAAACTGAACAACGCACTATTTTAGGTGGTACTACGGACGAATTAAACGAAGGAACTGGCACATGTGCAGCTTTTGCCCCTTGTAGAATACCTGGGAAACACGATTCTACGTGTCAAGGTGGGAAACTGATTAAAGATGTGAGTCGTGCAGAAGCAGAAGCACATGTAGTAAATGGAGGTCATTGGTGTTGTGAAGGCTGTAGCGCTGCTTCATGGTACCATTAATAATATTAAAGTTTAATTATTAA harbors:
- the mtaB gene encoding tRNA (N(6)-L-threonylcarbamoyladenosine(37)-C(2))-methylthiotransferase MtaB, with the protein product MNDRKKVAFYTLGCKLNFSETSTIARNFQEEGYDKVDFSEHADMYVINTCSVTENADKRFKTIVKQAQKVNPDAFVAAVGCYAQLKPEELAAVDGVDLVLGATEKFKLTDYINDLLSRPERSRGIGEVHSCEIEEADFYVGSYSIGDRTRAFLKVQDGCDYKCTYCTIPLARGISRSDTLENVLKNAKEISEQDIKEIVLTGVNIGDYGKGEFGNKKHEHTFLELVQELDKVEGIERLRISSIEPNLLKNETIDFVSKSNTFVPHFHIPLQSGSNTLLRLMRRRYMRELYVDRVTQIKETMPDACIGVDVIVGFPGETDEIFLETYNFLTELNISYLHVFTYSERENTVAAEMDNVVPQNVRKKRSKMLRGLSVKKRRAFYESQIGNTKTVLFEGENKEGYIHGFTENYVKVKAPWNPELVNTLHEITLTKIDDDGMVRFDFVDETVAFS
- a CDS encoding ABC transporter substrate-binding protein, which gives rise to MIKLTMQHFQLILKQLSILCLLLIVVSCQQQNSQDRDHLVFRYNEHANITSLDPAFAKDQRNIWAVHQLFNGLVEMDTDLNVIPAIASSWKISEDALTYVFTLREDVQFHKHHLFGKDSTRTVTAFDFEYSFGRILDDKLASSGRWIFKSVESFKALDATTFKIQLKQPFPAFLSLLTMKYCSVVPKEIVEHYGNNFRSNPIGTGPFQFKIWEENTKLVLRRNPTYFEKDAQGKNLPYLEAIAITFLPDKQSEFLQFAQGNIDFLNSLDPSYQDEILNAAGKLRETYAEKVRMISGPYLNTEYLGIYIGDSTNVSSHHLLRKAMNYSFDREKMITYLRSGIGSPANHGFIPKGLPGFDNIKGFDYQPELAKKLVKQYSKETGNAAPEVSITTNGQYLNFCEYIQRALEKIGIKASVNVIPASTLRELRSKGELPIFRASWIADYPDAENYLSLFYSKNFTPNGPNYTRFKNAQFDEWYETALRETDATKRANIYTKMDSLLVSEAPIIPLYYDQVVRFTRKNVQGLGINALNLLELKRVRKMK